The DNA region attttatcaaaatattttaaaataattaccaacgcatttaaaatgtatattagGGACATCTCATCATATTTGTATGCATGTATGTAAATCAGCTATCTTCTTTGACtctaaattttttgttttaaatttaatataattaatttatgtcaaatatttttgttttaaatttaatataatttatttatttttggtttagttttttgaaatttaatgtttttaacaaATGTTAGGAGTTGAATATAggcttataaaaaaaagtttcgAGCTTTTTGTTAAGGAGGCAAAAATGGAAGAACAGGCTCTAAACCCTAAGAGGGCCAAGAAAACGGACGAAGCTTTGGGCGGCGCTTCTCCTTCAATCGACCAAGTACCAAACCACATTCTCGTCGATATCCTTTCTCGTCTTCCGATCAAATCCCTCATACAGTGCAGGAGCGTCTGTAAATCCTTTCTCTATTTGATCTCCGTAGACACCGATTTCCGTTCCTTACACCTCTCAAGATCCCCTCCTGAGCTCCTATTCTACAATTCAGACTCGAAACAGATCATTCTCTTGGATTCCGACGCCGACCAAGCACACCAGCTCACTCTCCGCTTCGACGGACTTTCCGATATGATGATCGTGAACTCGAGCCGCGGCCTTCTCTGCCTCCGCTCACTTGATACCTCTTTTCCCTTTTGCGTCATTAATCCCATCTCTCTGGAATTCACTCTTATCCCGAATCCCGTGGTGATCGACAGTGAAGACCCTGTTTCTTTGATGGTCGGATTTGGGTACAGTCCCATGTCCGATAAATACAAGATTATAAAGGTATCAAAGTCTCTCGATTCAACTGGTAAAAACTGTTTTCATACCGACATTTATACAATCGGatcaccttcttcttcttggaggAGAATTGAAGATGCTCCAATACAAGAGATTACACAGTGTTTTTCAACGTTCCTTGGTGGACGTTTATATTGGATAATGAACGAGACTGCATCTATCTATTGTTATGGGTTCATGATTTATTTCGATTTTGATAGTGAAACATTTGGAACAGAAACTTTGCCCCCTCCTTTTGACATCTCCCGATACAGAGATAATGTGACAGTTGTTAACTTTGGTGTGTTTCAAGGTATGTTGAGAATAAGTGTATTGACTGATTCGGGAAACAACCCGCACATTTGGGTTTTGAAGGAGTTTGGGGTTGACAAATCGTGGTGCTTAGATGAGCTTCCTTTTTCATTTCCTGGCAagtatataaacaataataagtCTGAGTCATTGGTTTTTATGGCTGGTTATTATACGGTTACATACAGCCTCATTGAGAAGAAGATTGTTTATGGTAAATTGAAACCATTCTCACATGTTCCTATCTTGCTGCCCCTTAAGGAATTACTAGTAGGAGTTGAGGTCCATCTCCTAAATTCAACTCAAAGGTAATTTAATCTATTCTCTCATGCACatgtttaattattgtatttttaatgaATCTCCTGTCATATTGAATCAATCTGTAAAAAGAGGGTTTTAACTTTTTTAGGTGTCTGTTTTGGCAAGTTTACTAGTTCcaactttaaactttttattacttttaaccAGCATTTTCACAAGAAATTTCTTTGAATGATTGTAGCtcacaagaaaaaaaattcaatctgAATAAGAGTTATAAATGTCACTATGTAATTGGATATTACTTGTAAAAGTTGGAGAATCCATGCAATTGGATTAACGAATTATTGTAATAccaatcaattatttattagagtCTTCTTGTATAGAATGTCAAGATGTACTACCTTGGAATTTAATTGGATCAACAAATTAATGTAATCTCAAGTCTTCAACTTTTTTCCTCTCTCAATCCCAATTAGCGTTTTAATAATAGATAACTTTTTGAGATAGAAGATTTCATTTGTTGAATCGGATTTATCAACTTGTAACCCAAACCTTCATTCTTAACCTTTAGTGCACACTCACTTTTAACTGAACACATCCTTGAAAACTTTTGTTCTTCATTTCAATATAAAGTTCCAAAACACTACTattcttcttcttgtcaaatGGTTTGAATCTTCCTTCCATTATCAAAACTAAcagaacaaaatatttttgaataaatgataCATATATTACTTCAAATATAATCTTCTCCTAATATTGTCTTTTTCTTTCAATGCAGTGTTATGTTTTCATCTTTTAATTACATTTAGTCTT from Impatiens glandulifera chromosome 5, dImpGla2.1, whole genome shotgun sequence includes:
- the LOC124939329 gene encoding F-box protein At3g07870-like, translated to MEEQALNPKRAKKTDEALGGASPSIDQVPNHILVDILSRLPIKSLIQCRSVCKSFLYLISVDTDFRSLHLSRSPPELLFYNSDSKQIILLDSDADQAHQLTLRFDGLSDMMIVNSSRGLLCLRSLDTSFPFCVINPISLEFTLIPNPVVIDSEDPVSLMVGFGYSPMSDKYKIIKVSKSLDSTGKNCFHTDIYTIGSPSSSWRRIEDAPIQEITQCFSTFLGGRLYWIMNETASIYCYGFMIYFDFDSETFGTETLPPPFDISRYRDNVTVVNFGVFQGMLRISVLTDSGNNPHIWVLKEFGVDKSWCLDELPFSFPGKYINNNKSESLVFMAGYYTVTYSLIEKKIVYGKLKPFSHVPILLPLKELLVGVEVHLLNSTQSEDVEDEV